In Lachancea thermotolerans CBS 6340 chromosome H complete sequence, a single genomic region encodes these proteins:
- a CDS encoding KLTH0H05412p (conserved hypothetical protein) has protein sequence MKIQTLFCVGLLLAFATSSASFWEGLSQLTHKKTSFLKWDFNVDRLANNVGRLTGDTHFLAVTDAVVRNAERQMLNLFIQNPAVGITKDVNRLCREIESSSARLVISLDHPAWEPARQQVTQYLEGRSREFGLRLASHIRGDARSPSAGLVDLLASFSKSLQNAVSLVENPSKSSDAFEEFTFASRMDDLTVGRIVGEGIAEKIRDKVVGGDTHAALTDIANIFCDFGTLMTAYVTGLAICTAGLGAALCGVSIIICGGGTIIYICRLLQNLDKVFKTLGVGL, from the coding sequence ATGAAAATTCAAACATTATTCTGTGTGGGACTCCTATTAGCATTCGCGACATCATCAGCATCTTTTTGGGAAGGGCTAAGCCAACTCACACACAAAAAGACCTCTTTTTTAAAATGGGACTTTAACGTTGACAGACTAGCAAACAATGTTGGCCGCCTAACCGGCGACACACATTTTTTGGCTGTTACTGATGCAGTAGTCCGCAACGCGGAGAGACAGATGCTAAATCTGTTCATCCAGAACCCTGCAGTGGGAATTACTAAAGATGTGAATAGGCTTTGTCGCGAAATTGAGTCTTCGAGCGCCCGCCTTGTGATAAGCCTTGACCATCCGGCTTGGGAGCCTGCAAGGCAACAAGTTACGCAGTATTTAGAGGGAAGATCAAGAGAATTTGGATTACGGTTGGCGTCTCACATCAGGGGAGATGCGAGGTCGCCATCTGCGGGCCTCGTTGACCTGCTGGCGAGCTTCAGTAAAAGCTTACAAAATGCCGTGTCACTCGTTGAAAATccatcaaaatcatcagatgcttttgaagagtttaCCTTTGCAAGTCGTATGGATGACTTGACCGTCGGAAGAATTGTCGGTGAGGGCATCGCTGAAAAGATCCGCGACAAAGTGGTAGGTGGTGACACGCACGCGGCACTGACAGACATTGCAAACATCTTCTGTGATTTCGGAACTTTGATGACCGCCTATGTGACTGGGCTGGCAATTTGTACTGCTGGTCTTGGCGCAGCATTGTGTGGCGTGTCAATAATAATATGCGGAGGTGGGACGATAATCTATATCTGTCGACTCTTACAAAATTTAGATAAAGTGTTCAAAACGTTGGGGGTTGGACTGTAG
- the ENP1 gene encoding snoRNA-binding rRNA-processing protein ENP1 (similar to uniprot|P38333 Saccharomyces cerevisiae YBR247C ENP1 Protein associated with U3 and U14 snoRNAs required for pre-rRNA processing and 40S ribosomal subunit synthesis localized in the nucleus and concentrated in the nucleolus): MGRVASSKSRKQRHDPLLKDLDSAQGNLRKAPKKREDQKDEDDQEEYVDAASSRRILQLAKEQQQELEEEQENEKNGGNNFARFRLAGNYEEDEEEDEDQEREENISDFEPEYDEEQEEEEVVEIDEEDAAMFEQYFKRSTDYNSDFQSYNLADKIMASIREKEMELNAGSASARDETQPEGVALPPKVIRAYSTVGVILKTWTHGKLPKLFKVIPSLNNWQDVLYVTNPADWSPHVVYEATKLFVSNLPAKEAQKFINAVLLDRFRDNIETAEDHSLNYHIYRALKKSLYKPSAYFKGFLFPLLEMGCNIREATIAGSVLAKVSVPALHSAAALSYLLRLPFSPATTVFIKILLEKKYALPYQTVDDCVYYFMRFRILSDGSNGEDSSRTLPVVWHKAFLSFAQRYKNDITQDQRDFLLETVRQRGHKDIGPEIRRELMAGESREFVNNLESKDDLMLDVQ, translated from the coding sequence ATGGGAAGAGTTGCCAGTTCCAAGAGCAGAAAACAGAGGCATGATCCCCTCTTGAAAGATCTTGATTCTGCCCAAGggaatttgagaaaagcgCCTAAAAAGagagaagatcaaaaagACGAGGATGACCAGGAGGAGTACGTCGATGCGGCTTCCTCCAGGAGGATTCTCCAGCTAGCCAAGGAGCAACagcaagagcttgaggaagaacaggaaaatgaaaagaatgGCGGCAACAATTTCGCGAGATTCCGTCTCGCAGGTAActacgaagaagacgaggaggaagacgaggacCAAGAGCGCGAGGAAAACATTTCAGACTTCGAGCCTGAGTACGACGAggagcaagaagaggaggaagttgttgagattgatgaagaggatgcAGCGATGTTCGAACAGTACTTCAAACGGTCGACAGATTACAACTCGGATTTCCAGAGCTACAACTTGGCAGATAAAATCATGGCATCCATCAGAGAGAAGGAGATGGAGCTCAATGCAGGCTCTGCCTCCGCTCGTGACGAGACTCAGCCAGAAGGTGTCGCGCTGCCACCTAAGGTTATCAGGGCCTACAGCACCGTCGGCGTAATCTTGAAGACCTGGACGCACGGCAAGCTTCCTAAGCTATTTAAGGTGATTCCTTCGCTGAACAACTGGCAGGACGTTCTATATGTGACTAACCCTGCGGATTGGTCACCACACGTGGTTTATGAGGCTACCAAGCTCTTTGTCTCTAATCTTCCCGCCAAGGAGGCACAGAAGTTTATCAACGCTGTACTCCTGGACCGGTTCCGGGACAACATCGAGACTGCAGAGGATCATTCGCTAAACTACCATATCTACAgagccttgaagaagtcgcTTTATAAGCCAAGTGCGTACTTCAAGGGCTTCTTGTTTCCATTGCTGGAGATGGGTTGCAATATCAGAGAGGCGACCATCGCCGGAAGTGTCCTAGCTAAGGTTTCCGTCCCAGCGCTCCACTCTGCGGCTGCTTTGAGTTACCTTCTAAGGCTACCATTCTCGCCAGCAACCACTGTTTTCATAAAGATCCTACTGGAGAAGAAGTACGCGCTACCATACCAGACCGTTGACGACTGTGTCTACTACTTCATGAGATTCAGAATTTTGAGCGACGGCAGTAATGGCGAGGACAGTAGCCGCACACTGCCAGTCGTCTGGCACAAGGCGTTCCTGTCCTTTGCTCAGCGCTACAAAAACGATATCACCCAGGACCAAAGAGACTTCCTGCTTGAGACTGTTCGCCAAAGAGGTCACAAAGACATCGGCCCTGAGATTAGACGCGAACTGATGGCCGGCGAAAGCAGAGAGTTTGTGAACAACCTTGAATCCAAAGACGATCTGATGCTGGATGTACAGTAG
- a CDS encoding KLTH0H05456p (similar to uniprot|Q04301 Saccharomyces cerevisiae YMR088C VBA1 Permease of basic amino acids in the vacuolar membrane) — MGEEEGRPGSIELDEIHSSKGESTVPSFPDTGEEEDLEKDFRDPNTFPYILLSLWLNTSICAVDGTIISTTMNEIASIFQEASKVTWVATAYMLTTCAVQPLYGKTSDLLGRKKCLLFAEVVFIVGLVMCGAARTIEELIVARAICGVGGSGLGAMCNIILSDLAPLSQRSIYWGWGSVIWGFSQSVGGPLGGLLLNWFGVRGLFVVQIPFCLFSLSLTVKYIHDLSNQTQGTWRDIDFAGSFCLITGISAFIFLCSSSGDVTDDSAVSLFKVGCFLITVLSVSGFIYVEKNVAAKSILPAEVLKGSLGVISFIYGLASMLSYVGLFVVPLYLQLVWGVSVAGSGGYIMYAVISTSIGSFGSGWLLRKYGAPDKDATLLNSGMMLIGSTLINTLGFFVMFKNILEIKPAFEGVKSPSPDQKFWFLLGFAIMGLSAGFQSVSVMLYTVAKVGRKGQASSTSVTFLFRSLGNVLSVSISLSVFVASLKGKLKSYFQGQQSDLYRKLLKENAFLRSGEVPSDQLKDLLQVFKSAIVKAFWPSVVCCFLSVTFAGVLFVMIRRSRRFAGLSA; from the coding sequence ATgggcgaagaagagggccGACCTGGGTCGATTGAGTTAGACGAAATACACAGCTCAAAAGGCGAGAGCACGGTGCCGAGCTTTCCTGATACTGGggaggaagaagatcttgaaaaagatttCAGAGATCCCAATACTTTCCCATATATTCTGCTTTCCTTATGGCTCAATACCTCTATATGCGCGGTAGATGGAACGATTATCTCGACCACGATGAACGAGATAGCTTCGATCTTTCAAGAGGCCTCCAAGGTTACCTGGGTCGCAACAGCTTACATGCTCACAACTTGCGCGGTACAGCCCCTATACGGCAAAACCAGTGATCTTCTGGGCAGAAAGAAGTGTTTGCTTTTCGCAGAGGTAGTCTTTATTGTCGGTCTCGTGATGTGTGGGGCGGCTCGTACGATCGAGGAGCTGATAGTAGCAAGAGCCATTTGCGGTGTCGGGGGGTCTGGCCTAGGCGCTATGTGCAATATCATACTCTCAGATCTTGCTCCCCTCTCACAGAGATCGATATACTGGGGTTGGGGCTCGGTTATATGGggcttttctcaaagtgTCGGCGGCCCCCTTGGTGGCCTGCTCTTGAACTGGTTCGGGGTTCGAGGTCTTTTTGTAGTCCAGATACCGTTCTGTCTTTTCAGTCTTTCTCTCACTGTTAAGTACATACATGACCTGTCGAATCAGACACAGGGCACCTGGCGCGACATTGACTTTGCTGGTAGTTTCTGCCTTATAACCGGCATTTCTGCTTTTATCTTCTTATGCTCGTCTTCGGGAGATGTAACTGATGACAGTGCGGTGTCTCTCTTTAAAGTGGGCTGTTTCCTAATCACGGTCCTATCCGTCAGTGGATTCATTTATGTGGAGAAAAATGTCGCCGCCAAGAGCATCTTGCCAGCCGAAGTGCTAAAAGGGTCTCTTGGAGTTATCAGCTTTATATATGGGCTTGCGTCGATGCTCAGTTACGTGGGGCTATTTGTAGTTCCGTTGTATCTACAGTTAGTCTGGGGCGTCAGCGTAGCGGGATCTGGTGGTTACATCATGTATGCTGTGATCTCCACGTCGATAGGCTCCTTTGGAAGCGGCTGGCTCCTCAGGAAATATGGAGCACCAGATAAGGATGCTACTCTTCTCAATTCAGGTATGATGCTCATTGGCAGCACGCTGATAAACACATTGGGGTTTTTCGTAATGTTCAAGAATATCCTTGAAATAAAGCCTGCCTTCGAAGGCGTAAAGAGCCCGTCGCCCGATCAGAAGTTCTGGTTTCTGTTAGGATTCGCCATTATGGGCCTTTCGGCGGGGTTCCAGAGTGTCTCAGTGATGCTATACACAGTCGCTAAAGTAGGGAGAAAAGGACAGGCGTCTTCAACCAGTGTCACATTCCTCTTCAGGTCACTAGGCAATGTCTTGAGCGTTTCGATATCATTGAGCGTTTTTGTCGCATCCCTGAAAGGCAAGTTGAAGTCGTACTTCCAAGGACAGCAAAGCGATCTCTAcagaaagctcttgaaagaaaatgCGTTCTTGAGGAGCGGGGAAGTGCCCAGCGACCAGTTAAAGGATCTTTTGCAAGTCTTCAAAAGTGCAATAGTGAAAGCGTTTTGGCCGTCGGTTGTGTGCTGCTTTCTGAGCGTTACCTTCGCAGGTGTCCTGTTTGTAATGATTAGGAGGTCCAGGCGTTTTGCCGGATTAAGCGCGTAG
- the USE1 gene encoding SNAP receptor USE1 (similar to uniprot|P53146 Saccharomyces cerevisiae YGL098W USE1 Use1p is a SNARE and forms a complex with the SNAREs Sec22p Sec20p and Ufe1p. The protein is localized to the ER and use1 mutants show defects in retrograde traffic from the Golgi to the ER Protein required for cell viability) — MVMSVLPQLQTHKAMYGGPFDNWKRALEPVIAEELSFSDDPVLQDIISTKALANLALLRKSAVESQLRAPKHGSSELDDYRNAFEELECSALMTRHSSRAKLTAEHEHLMESMKSKRYSVDFDSEDTGRQEEDFENIEKAAGPEGEEEESLGQLRSRLLGNRRGSSSGADQSANTEKQMQVHNNLQEELISDMSQLVSGLKMGAEAFQNALEEDSTVLKATELGLQATSRSLTNLGGKLKKYHNSKVGLLFYLGCILFMFLSLLLTYMIVKIFPKM, encoded by the coding sequence ATGGTAATGTCTGTTCTTCCTCAACTGCAGACACATAAAGCAATGTACGGAGGTCCGTTCGATAATTGGAAGCGTGCTCTCGAGCCTGTGATCGCAGAGGAACTCAGTTTTAGCGATGACCCTGTTTTACAAGACATTATAAGCACTAAAGCCCTCGCGAACTTGGCCCTTTTGCGAAAGTCCGCGGTGGAAAGCCAGCTCCGAGCCCCGAAACATGGCAGTTCAGAGCTGGATGATTACAGaaatgcttttgaagagcttgagtGCTCAGCCTTGATGACTAGACACAGCTCGAGGGCGAAGCTGACTGCGGAGCACGAGCATCTCATGGAGTCAATGAAATCGAAACGCTATAGCGTGGACTTTGATTCGGAGGACACCGGCCGCCAGGAAGAGGACTTCGAAAATATTGAAAAGGCCGCTGGTCCtgaaggtgaagaagaggaaagtTTAGGGCAGCTCAGAAGCCGGCTCTTGGGGAATCGTCGTGGTAGTTCTTCGGGCGCAGACCAAAGCGCCAACACAGAGAAGCAGATGCAAGTGCACAATAACTTGCAGGAGGAGCTCATTAGTGACATGTCACAATTGGTGTCCGGCTTAAAAATGGGCGCTGAAGCATTTCAAAATGCTCTTGAGGAAGACTCCACTGTTCTCAAAGCTACCGAGTTGGGGTTACAAGCCACTTCCCGGAGTCTTACAAACTTGGGCggcaagctgaaaaagtacCACAACTCCAAAGTTGGGCTACTCTTTTACCTTGGGTGCATACTGTTTATGTTCCTCAGTCTGTTATTAACATACATGATTGTCAAAATATTCCCTAAAATGTGA
- a CDS encoding M20 family metallopeptidase (similar to uniprot|P27614 Saccharomyces cerevisiae YJL172W CPS1 Vacuolar carboxypeptidase yscS expression is induced under low-nitrogen conditions) translates to MSDYLPIGGSKPRGIFERRRLLATVVLGACALLSVILLAGHTVNSPNNKDSICSECAGFKALRPAFNKSLNHILYNQDYKMSVIEKLAGAVKIPTEIFDFTPSPSDDPEAWVHFQELHEYLETQFPYVYEKAQVEKIDGFGLLFTWQGSKPDLKPLLLMAHQDVVPVEPNTVDMWTHPPFSGFYNSSEDLIYGRGTADIKQLVVSHLEAVERLMLDGFKPQRTIMISFGCDEEASGSCAAKIAQHIEKRYGANSIYAILDEGGQVGEVDGVYFAEPVTSEKGYLDAEITVFTPGGHSSVPPDHTSIGILGELIVDLEKDPYDILIEENNPALETIKCFIKFGAIKDEEIAKHLSKNNLKKLGTALDNRLALKYLFKTSQALDIVSGGIKANALPESATVLVNNRIGMHSSVNETLGHIMKHVQSKAETYNLGIKVLAGRYSKEETAEVIKPVTESGRFVIRLLDPLEPAPFSPTSGSQVWDIISGTTVSTYKQKLFGGEDAKVYITPALSTGNTDTKSFWNLTRNIYRYSGSLQYKESNEHTVDEKNSGLSLLSGVAFMYQYIPNVDAYATDA, encoded by the coding sequence ATGTCTGACTATTTGCCGATAGGCGGCAGTAAGCCCCGCGGAATATTTGAAAGGAGAAGACTGCTAGCAACTGTTGTGCTGGGGGCGTGCGCATTGCTAAGTGTGATATTGCTAGCTGGTCATACAGTCAATTCGCCAAACAACAAAGACTCAATTTGTTCAGAATGCGCTGGCTTTAAGGCATTGAGACCTGCGTTTAACAAGTCGCTCAACCACATTCTGTACAACCAAGATTACAAAATGTCCGTGATTGAGAAGCTAGCTGGCGCGGTCAAGATCCCAACAGAAATCTTCGACTTCACACCAAGTCCCTCAGACGATCCAGAAGCGTGGGTACATTTCCAGGAGCTACATGAATACCTAGAAACTCAATTCCCATACGTTTACGAAAAAGCACAAGTTGAGAAAATTGACGGGTTCGGCTTGTTGTTTACCTGGCAAGGTTCAAAGCCTGACTTGAAACCACTATTACTAATGGCCCACCAAGATGTTGTTCCGGTCGAACCAAATACGGTCGATATGTGGACTCACCCGCCTTTTAGCGGCTTTTACAATAGCTCGGAAGATTTGATCTACGGCCGTGGAACCGCTGACATCAAACAGCTCGTGGTCTCTCACTTGGAAGCTGTCGAACGGTTGATGCTAGACGGATTCAAGCCTCAAAGAACCATCATGATCTCATTCGGCTGTGACGAGGAAGCCTCTGGCTCATGCGCTGCAAAGATAGCTCAACACATCGAAAAGAGATACGGGGCCAACAGCATATATGCGATCCTTGATGAAGGTGGGCAGGTAGGAGAAGTAGACGGCGTTTATTTCGCGGAACCTGTAACATCAGAAAAGGGATACCTTGATGCAGAAATCACTGTTTTCACACCCGGCGGACATTCCTCTGTCCCTCCTGACCACACATCCATTGGTATTCTAGGCGAACTCATCGTTGACCTCGAAAAAGACCCATACGACATACTAATCGAAGAAAACAACCCAGCACTGGAGACTATTAAGTGCTTTATCAAATTTGGCGCTATCAAAGATGAGGAAATTGCCAAACATCTGAGCAAGAacaatttgaagaagcttggGACCGCACTTGACAACCGGCTAGCCCTCAAGTACCTTTTTAAGACATCTCAAGCGCTGGATATTGTGTCCGGAGGCATTAAAGCCAATGCCTTGCCTGAGTCTGCTACCGTTTTAGTCAACAACAGAATTGGCATGCATTCATCGGTAAACGAGACGCTAGGGCACATCATGAAACATGTACAGTCAAAAGCCGAAACGTACAACCTCGGCATCAAGGTCTTGGCCGGCCGTTActccaaagaagaaaccGCGGAAGTTATCAAGCCCGTTACCGAGAGCGGGCGGTTTGTGATTAGGCTTCTGGACCCTCTAGAGCCTGCTCCTTTCTCTCCAACAAGTGGTAGCCAAGTCTGGGATATCATCTCTGGCACAACGGTAAGCACTTACaaacaaaagctcttcGGTGGCGAAGATGCCAAAGTGTACATCACGCCAGCACTCAGCACAGGAAACACAGACACAAAGTCCTTCTGGAACCTAACTAGGAACATCTACAGATACAGCGGAAGTCTGCAGTACAAAGAATCCAACGAACATACTGTCGATGAAAAAAACTCGGGGCTGTCTCTTCTATCAGGTGTAGCATTCATGTATCAGTACATTCCGAATGTTGACGCGTACGCTACAGACGCCTAA